The region TGCTGCAAAGCTTGGTGACACATAGGAGTCAAGTAAAAGAAAAACCCCAAAAGCCTTGCATGCCCTTGGAATCTCAGGcataaaaaaggtgcaaaaaaaaaatttggacactGACAATAAATGctacagaaaaataaagaaaacaataagtagCATAGAAACCAGGCATAAGAAATGGAAGACAAATTTCCCTTCTGCACTGATTTTGCCCTTTCCACCCTAAGGTAATTATtgggatggattttttttttacaatacttcCATTGGTAGAAAATTTTTGTTTCTTTCCTTCTTGGCACGTTCAGGACTTGATGTGCCACAACAAAGACAAGTTTTTTGCATATTTCTGTGCGTGTATAGACAACTGCTTTTGCGTCTTTGCATAAAAGTTCACATACACACACGTAAGGTTCTATTTTGAAATGcagtaaaacaaaaacaaaaaaaacatagaaaaggaCATAAAAAAAACCACAGAAAAACTTCCCACCAAAAACAATGTTGTTCCTGCTTTGGCGTCTCTCATTTTGCTCATTTTTGTCTCTTCTGTGAGGTGTCACACATGGAGTTTTTAGGCTTCACTTCTGTCATTGAGCTTGTTCTCCCTCCCTTTCTGAGATATCAGAAGAAAAACAATCAAATTCTAGGAACAGAAAATGAAGGCAGTGGAATGTTCTTTAGTAGTGATTTCCAGCTCAATCGTGGGATGGATCTGAGTCTTGATGAATGAGATAAGGCTGCTTCTCAGGTAACGTTGTTAGTGGTCGATGTTCTAAAAGCTGTTGAGATTCTACAATTTGCTGCACCCGCCACCTGTATTGGCGAGCACGAACAATGGCAGGAACCCCTCTTCGTAGACGTTGCGTGGATTTTCTTTGCCAAATATCATACTTAGAGTACTTGTGAGAATGCTTGTGATAGATGTCCTATAAGATATAAGAGATACAATTCTTATTAGTTTCAAATGCTGTAGACTTACATTTTACAAACATAAAACACATAAGAAATGTGAAAAATGTGAAGGTCGAAAAGTGAAAGACAAATTCTTCAATACAAATTGAATTATTTATTGCATGAAGTTCTCCCGTTTTTATGTTCCTGACTTCATCAGCACTAACAGCTAGTCAAAAACTAACACACATCAtttggggtttttgtttttttttaaagttacttttctgttTTTGGCTCAtggcaaatttttcaaaatggagcatgtggtttatgaagtcaaAAATTATCTTTATTTTGCCTACTGTTACCCTTTTTTGTCACTTTTTAGTGTATATTTTCCCAAATGGCACATGTATTGGGCAAAAACACCTGGCGCACATAAAATCACTTCAAAGAATTGACTAGAGAGCATATGCGACAAATTTTGCAACCTTTCAAAAAGTTGCAAGTGATTACTCAGGCAAAAAAACATCTGGAAAACCTGAACTTTGCCCAACAAAAGTGGACATAGAAAAAAACCTGGCAAATTCAAATACAGTAAACTTTTATATTatgcaaattaaaagaagaattagTAGAAAAATACGCTAAAAGTATCAAAATCTTGACCAAAAAAGGTGCAGAATTTTAGCTTTGACTAAAAATGTGCCTTCCCCTCTCGCTTCTTCTGAGCCATTCTAATTCGGGGTCCTAATATGTGGGAACTTTAATTTTCATGAATGCTAACTCCCCAAAGAACTGTGGTCTCCCTCTAGCTACAGGTCTTCAGGATTCCCCTAAAGCGAAAATGGTCGGTCCATCCTTGCATCCTTCAGTAGACACTCTAATGGTTAAAAGGCTTTCAGCCAAGCTGACTGAACCCTCATCGTAAGCACAATCTCACGGTCAAGTCTCGATTTTACTGTTCACTTTTACTCAGCAGATTCTTGATCAGATTAAGATTACAGAAAACCTAATACCTTCACACTCACCTTGTTCAGGGATGGCATCGCTGTGGCAGGTGCAGTGGATAGATCTCTCTCGTTTTTCACGGGCTTCGCACAGTATGTCTCCAGTAAATCTAGGTCACAACTTCGGAAGCAGCATTCCTCAACAA is a window of Ranitomeya variabilis isolate aRanVar5 chromosome 2, aRanVar5.hap1, whole genome shotgun sequence DNA encoding:
- the IGF2 gene encoding insulin-like growth factor 2, translating into MEQVRCKNRRCTAQSWRGAQLPRIPVTRHTLFILYTFIAYTAESSGAFSRAETLCGGELVDTLQFVCGDRGFYFEKNPGRSNRRPNRGIVEECCFRSCDLDLLETYCAKPVKNERDLSTAPATAMPSLNKDIYHKHSHKYSKYDIWQRKSTQRLRRGVPAIVRARQYRWRVQQIVESQQLLEHRPLTTLPEKQPYLIHQDSDPSHD